Below is a window of Flavobacterium sp. N2820 DNA.
TGATGTGAGTCATGCTGGACTGTTTAGAAAAGAAAATGTAGGCATAAGTAACGATAATGCGGGCGAGAAACCCGCACACCGAAAAACTAAGGTTTCCGCAGCTATGCTAATCAGCTGCGGGTTAGTCGGGTCCTAAGGCGAACCCGAAAGGGACAGTCGATGGCCAACGGGTTAATATTCCCGTACTACTTATAATTGTGATGGAGAGACGCAGTGGTGAAAGTACCGCGAACTGACGGAATAGTTCGTTAAAGCACTTAGCTATAGGCCCGGTAGGCAAATCCGCTGGGACTGGTGAAATGCGATAGTACACGGAGTCTTCGGACAAAGTGATAGTGTACCTAAAGGCTGCCAAGAAAATCTTCTAAACTTAGATTATAAGTACCCGTACCGTAAACCGACACAGGTAGTTGAGGAGAGAATCCTAAGGTGCTCGAGAGATTCATGGCTAAGGAATTAGGCAAAATAGACCTGTAACTTCGGGAGAAAGGTCGCCACGCTCAGGCGTGGCCGCAGTGAAAAGATCCAGGCGACTGTTTATCAAAAACACAGGGCTCTGCAAAATCGTAAGATGAAGTATAGGGCCTGACACCTGCCCGGTGCTGGAAGGTTAAGAGGAGATGTTATCTTCGGAGAAGCATTGAATTGAAGCCCCAGTAAACGGCGGCCGTAACTATAACGGTCCTAAGGTAGCGAAATTCCTTGTCGGGTAAGTTCCGACCTGCACGAATGGTGTAACGATCTGGATACTGTCTCAGCCATGAGCTCGGTGAAATTGTAGTAGCGGTGAAGATGCCGCTTACCCGCAGTGGGACGAAAAGACCCTGTGCACCTTTACTATAGCTTAATATTGACCTTGGACACGTGATGTGTAGGATAGGTGGGAGACTGTGAAGTGGCGTCGCTAGGCGTTGTGGAGTCATTGTTGAAATACCACCCTTTGCTTGTCTGAGGCCTAACCCCGCTATGCGGGGGACATTGTTTGGTGGGTAGTTTGACTGGGGTGGTCGCCTCCAAAAGAGTAACGGAGGCTTCTAAAGGTTCCCTCAGCACGCTTGGTAACCGTGCGTAGAGTGCAATGGCATAAGGGAGCTTGACTGAGAGACATACAGGTCGATCAGGTACGAAAGTAGAGCATAGTGATCCGGTGGTTCCGCATGGAAGGGCCATCGCTCAAAGGATAAAAGGTACGCCGGGGATAACAGGCTGATCTCCCCCAAGAGCTCATATCGACGGGGGGTTTGGCACCTCGATGTCGGCTCGTCACATCCTGGGGCTGGAGAAGGTCCCAAGGGTTGGGCTGTTCGCCCATTAAAGTGGCACGCGAGCTGGGTTCAGAACGTCGTGAGACAGTTCGGTCTCTATCTACTGTGGGCGTTAGAAATTTGAGTGGATCTGATTCTAGTACGAGAGGACCGAATTGGACTAACCGCTGGTGTATCTGTTGTTCCGCCAGGAGCACTGCAGAGTAGCTACGTTGGGAAGGGATAAGCGCTGAAAGCATATAAGCGCGAAACCCACCACAAGATGAGATTTCTTTTAAGGGTCCTAGAAGATGACTAGGTCGATAGGCTATAGATGTAAAGGCAGTAATGTCATAGTCGAGTAGTACTAATAACCCGTAAGCTTATGTACAATTCCTCCGCTTCGGCGGAGGAAGAAACTTTCTTTAAATTTATTTATCTCAGTATGTTAAGATATTATTGCAATTACGAATTTAAAATTATGAATTACGAATTGTAAATGTTGTCCAAAGCAACATAACCTCTTAAGGTGGTTATTGCGTCGGGGCTCACCTCTTCCCATTCCGAACAGAGAAGTTAAGCCCGATTGCGCAGATGGTACTGCAGTAATGTGGGAGAGTATGTCGCCGCCTTTCTTTTGAAAAGCCTGTCTAAATATAGACAGGCTTTTTTGTTACCAATATATCGTCCCGATGGGACTAAGCAACATAAAACCACCCTCTTGAGGTCGTTTTATTGTTTTAGATTTGAAAGCTAAAGCAAGCGTTTCGTTCGTGAACTTGTTTTATCTTGTGACATGAGAGTGACGGCTCATAGTAGCGGTGGGTTATAAAAGATGATAACGAAATATTTTAATTGTTATCTTTTAATGAATTTTATAGTAACTCTTTTGTAATCATTTTGCTATCAGGGAAATCATATTTAAAAAACCATTCTATTCTAGAGGATTTTGTTGGTTTTATCCTAAAGTTAAATCCAGCATACCATTCTGAATTTATTTTTATATAATATCCCCAACCACGAATATGGTTTATTTTTGTTTCATCAAAAATCTTTGAAATTTCATCGTTTATTTTTAATCCTTTTATTTTAAGTTTAGTGTCGCATGTTGAGATGTACTGAATTTCTCTAGTTTTTGAGATACCTAATTTATATAAAATACCTTTATGTTTAATTTCTTTTAAATCTTTTATAGATCCATTTGGTATGAATATTTTTGTTTTGCCATTTGAGTTTTCATTAACTTTTGTTCCTAGTTGTAATATCTTTTGATTATTACAAGAAGTTTTAAAAGATAATAAAATTAGAATGAAAATTGTGATTTTCAAGTTCATATATTTTTGCTTTATTAATTTTCTTGCACTAAATGTATATAAAACATTCTTTAATGTTTAATAAAGCTAACAATTTTCCAGTATATTTCAAATAAAAACCAATTCCGCGTTAGGGATAGGAGCATTTGTTTGAGCTCTTACTTAAAATGCCTAAGCTTTTTAAGTAAAGCGAGTGCGGATAGCCCGACCCTTGTGGTAACGCCCTAAAATTCTAATATAGTATCGTAATGTTTGTGGTGATTTTTGAACTCTTGAACTCCCTCTTTAAAAGTTAGGTATTTTGCACCATTTTCGTGGTTGTTTTTACTAATTAAATACATATAGTGAAAATGACGTGTAAGTTCCTTCCAACCAAATAAAAGGGAATGTTTTGGGTCGTACATATGTGTCGGTTCACTGATAGCACCATTTATTTCTACAATTTGGAAGTTTTTTCCATTTGCTAAATCTTCATACGATTTATACATTATATCCATTCGGCCAAAATGAAAGCCATCAATTTGACTGCAAATCGTATTGAAATTTTCTTCCATTTCGGGTGTGATTTCATAGCTTGCATCTACGAATTTAGTACCACGGCAATGATTTCCATAAGGAACCAAATTTATGGTCTCTCCTTCATTTAAAACTGCGTTTAGTTTGTCGTTATATTCTTTTTCTAGTGTTTCAATTTGGAATATATAGCGAATATCCTGTTGTAAGAGTTCACGAATGGTATTTTTTCCGTTTCCGGTTAGAATCATGAATTCTTTTGATACTATTCCTGTTATTTTTCCTGGTTGATTAGGTAATTTTACATAGAAAAGTCCGATTTCATTTTCATAAGGTATTAAGTCTTGTAATAAAATATTGAATTTAGCTTTTTTATGATACGTTGCTAATTCTTCTGTTGTATTTATTTTTTTTACAGCTGTTCCTCTCAAACCAATGTCAGGCTTTGCTATTAAAGGGAAATTAATATTTTCGAAAGTTAGTTTTTGTAAAATGTTCTCTAAACTTTCATCAGGAGCTACCAATATTGTTTTTGGATAATATTCTTGTGGAATTAGATCGTAAATTTCTTTTTTAGATTCCATAAAAAATCCGCCATTTTTTATTGTAGGATTTGAAGCATTAAAAAAGAAGAACGATTGTGTGCGAATTACATAATACAAATATTGAAAATAAACTGGAAAATAGAGTACTTGATAAGGCCAATATTCCCAATGGGTAAGTTTGTGAAAAAAGAGTTTAAACTTGCTCATAGTTTTCCATTAAGTCTAGATAAGACATTTGTATTTTGTTTTTAGAAACGAAACATTGTGTAATGCTGATGGTTTTTAAAAGATTGTTTCGGTTGATTTGTAAGCCAAATTCAGTATTATCGGATTCTGTAAATTGATGAAAATTTAAAATATCTTTTGCAGTTGGATTTGCATTTTTAAGCATAAAATTGGTAAACCATTTTGCTCTTTCGGTTCGAATTTCTTTTGAGTATAATGTAGACGATGACCAAATATGATTTTCTGAAACAGCTAGTTCTTGTTGACTTTTTTTAATTTCATTCCATTGTAATTGAAACAATTTACTGTTCTCAAAAAGTACAATTGTAAAGGGTTCAACTTCAGTTAAATCAATGGTTTTCCAAAATGCTAAACTGTTGTTTGCACTTGCAATTTCTACAACGATTAAACCTCTACTTTTTCGGTAAGATGGTTTTACAACGTGTTTTTCTTGTGCACCATTTAGTAAAACAACGATTTTATTTTCGGTATGTGCTATCCAAGTGCCACCTGCTTTTTGATCTTTTGGAAAAATTATTTTTTTTGTATTTATTTCGTAAGATTGTGGTGGAATTGCCTTTTCACGCGCTATTTTTTCATCACGATTTGATGTAATAATACAACCTTCTTTCGTTGGAATAAACGTTACTGTGCACATTGTTTTCTGTATTCAAGTGTTGATGGAGCTACTCCAAATGAATCTGAGATGATGATGTGAGGAAAATTATACAATGCTACTTTTATCAAGGCTTGATGATGAATACTGTGCTCTAAATTGTATAATAATTCGCGAAAATAATTAGTTGGCAATACTTCTTCGGTACTAAAACAATTATGAATTAGTGACATTTGTTTGTTTTGTTTATCAATAATTGCAAGCTGTTTTTCCAAAATAGAAATCGCATAATTTACATCTGATTGAATTTGAATAGTACGATTTCGATTGTCGTAATTTATGATTCCTTCTTCATAATTATCCAATAAACAACCCATCAATTCGATAATATGACGCATGTGTTCGCCAATTGTTGCTTGACTTAATTCAGGATTTTTTTTGCAGAATTCTTCATTCGAAAGTTGACGAAGTACTTCAATGTTTTCTTTTATATTAGTTTTTAAAAAATTTATCAGCATAGACTTATTTGTTTTCTGGAACAAACTTTATAGATACTGAATTGGTACAAAAACGTTGACCAGTAGTCTCTTTTGGACCATCATCAAAAACATGACCTAAGTGTCCTTCACATTTAGCACACATTACTTCTGTTCTAACCATTCCAAAACTTAAATCTTTTTTATAAATTACAGCACCTTTTATTGCTTGATCAAATGACGGCCAACCGCAGTGTGAGTCAAATTTTGTGTCTGAAACAAACAAATCGTTTTCACAAGCGGCACAAACATATTTTCCTTTTTCAAAATGGTCATAATATTCTCCAGTAAAAGCGCGTTCTGTGCCTTTGTTTCTCAATACTTCATATTCCACTTCAGAAAGTTGGGCTTTCCATTCGGCATCAGTTTTTTTAACAGTTGTACTCATAGTGCTTGTTTTTTCCGAAGTTTCGGATTTGTTTTGTGATTGACAGGATTGAAACGTAAATACGAATAGTACTAAAATCAAATTCTTCATAGCTAACATTTTTTCAAATTTAAGTCTTATAATGCAAATAAAATGTTAACAATGTTACAAAGTATTTGAATTATGTATTAATTTCTAAATCTTTAATATAATCTTCGTTTTCATAAAAAAAACGTTCAAAAGCATCCATTTTTTCATTAAAAAAGTCAAAAACTGTATTCCAAGTATTTTTATTATTGATACTAATTCCTGTTTTTTCAACCCAAATGCGACTTATTTCTTTTCCGTTTTCTAAATAAAAATGGCGTTCAAAAATGGCATCCTCTAGATAATCTTCTAAAAGAATATTCTTTAAAGATTCTACCTTTTCATAATATATTATACGTTTATTTTCGTCTTTTGGTTCTATATCTAATAAAACTTGTGCTTTTTTATTGTCAACATAAAACTTAAAAGTAACATCTTTGATTTTTGTGTTGTATAACAACCATTTACGAGGATATTCGGCAGCAAATGCGATCCAAAAATCCTTTTTTATTTGAAGAGCTTCTTCTTTACTAAACATACTATTTTTAAAAAATGTTATTTTTCCCTCAAAATTTAATTATCTTTAAGTTTGCAAAAACAATTTTGATTATGCTTTTTACCGATTTTATTAAATTTATTCCAAAGATAGAAAAAGAAAAACTGCTTTCTACTGATGCCCACATAAAAATGGCACCACTTGAGCGTATTTCCTATTTGAAGGAAGAAAATTATAAGGATAAAAATCCAAAGAAAGCAGCTGTTTTGATGCTAATTTATCCCAAAAATGAAATTGCACATTTGGCTTTAATCGTCCGAAATTCTTATCCTGGTGTTCATTCTTCGCAGATAGGATTTCCTGGTGGAAAAGTTGAAGAAACTGATTTTAATTTGGAAGAAACGGCACTGAGAGAAACACATGAAGAAGTAGGTGTACATCCTGATAAAATAAGAATCATCAAAACATTTAGCGAAATTTATATTCCGCCTAGTAATTTTTTAGTAGCTCCATTTATGGGAATTTCGCATGAAGAATTAATTTTTGTTCCTGATTTAGATGAAGTTAAACGTGTTTTAGAATTCTCAATTGTTGATTTTTTAGATGAAAAAAGTATCACTAAAGTAAAAATGTCAACTTCTTATGCTACAGACATTGAAGTTCCTGCTTTTATGGTTGATAAATATATAGTTTGGGGTGCTACCGCTATGATGTTGAGTGAGTTAAAAGAAACTATTAAAAGTGTTTTGCGATAAGCTACTTTAAAGTCATTTAAAATTACAATTTCAATTTGTGATTTTATCCTTTTTTCCTTTTTAAAATAACTGATTTTACTACATTTGCTTTCTTGTTTTGTTAATAAAGTTAAGTATTATGGGATTATTTAAGAGAAATCCTTTTGGACATATATTATTTTTAAAAACGTGGTTAATTCGTATCGCTGGTATTATTACGCATCAACGTTACAGAAGTTTTAACGAGTTGCATATTGAAGGTTCAGAAATTATAAGAAATTTACCAGATACAAATGTGTTGTTCATTTCTAATCATCAAACCTATTTTGCAGATGTTGTAGCAATGTTTCATGTTTTTAATGCTAGTTTAAAAGGAAGGGAGAATAACATAAAAAATGTTATGTATTTGTGGAATCCAAAGCTAAACTTGTATTATGTTGCGGCTAAAGAAACTATGCAAGAAGGTTTATTACCTAGAATTTTGGCTTATGCTGGAGCAATTACTGTAGAGCGAACTTGGAGAGCAAAAGGAAAAGATGTTACCGAAAAAAAAGAGGTTAATCCAAACGATACTGAAAACATAAAAATTGCTTTACAAGATGGCTGGGTAATAACTTTTCCGCAGGGAACTACCCGATCTTTTAAGCCTGTTAGAAAAGGTACAGCCCATATTATTTTGCAACACAAACCCATTGTTGTTCCTATTGTAATTGATGGTTTTCGACGTTCGTTTGATAGAAGAGGTTTGCGAATTAAAAAGAAAGGTATTTTGCAATCATTCGTAATTAAAGAACCATTGAAAATTGATTATGAAAATGCAACAGTAGATGAAGTGGTTGAGATGATTGAATTTGCAATTGAACAACATCCATCGCTTTTAAAAGTAATTCCAGCCGAAGAATTAGACGAAAAAGCAAGATTAGACAAGGAAAGAATGTGGAAGTATTAATAAAAAAGACACGATTGTTTCTTTTTTTATTTTACAGCTTCAACAGTATAACCTTGAACTCTTAATAGATTTATTACACCTTCTTCTCCTGCTAAATGTGCTGCGCCAACGCCAAAAAAGGTGGGTTTTTCTTTTATAGTTTCAATAATAATTGGAATCCAGTTTTTATTTCTACTGTTCAATAAAATATCCTGGTTTTCTGAAGTAATTTTATTGTCAGAATCGTTCATCATTATTAGTAAACCTTCAATATCTTTTTGTTCGTATAATAAAATCATTTTTTTGAATTCATCCTTTTCGTTTGATAGATCGCCTTTGGCTGTTTTTAGCAGTTCTTCAGCTTGAGTTTTGTATGGAATGGCATCAAAAACTTTCATTTGATCTTCCATTTTTTCAAGACCTAAAATTTCTTCTTCTTGTATTTTAGTAACTTTCATTAATTCTGATTCAACGGATTGAAATTCGCAGTCTAACAGCTTTGGTAAAAGCATCGTACTCACTATAAAAGGTTTGAAAGTGTCAAAGGTTTTGGCCGACATGTTCATGTTCTTTTTCAAAAAATCGTCAACAATTTTAAATTCCTCAGCAGTTAATAATGTTGATAGTTTTGTGCCATCATTCATTTTCATGTGCTTTAGCATTTGCATTTGCATCGATTTGTCGTCCATATCCAATTCTAAAAACAATTGCTGTGTGTCATCCAATGCTTTTAGTGTATTTTCATCTAGTTTTGCATCGCAAGTAGCATGAATGGTTCCATATAAATACGATGGTTCTTGCAATTCATTGCTCGAAATTCGCCAAAGTAAACTTTTTTCTAATTCTTGTGAATTTCCTACTAGCGAAGTTAAAAGTCCAGCAATTAAAAATAAATGTTTCATTAAAAGTCTATTTTTTGAAGTTCGTTATAATTCTTTTGGAGCCTTCTCATTAATATTCCATATAAAATTCTATAAAATAGCCAGATTAAACCAATAAATAAAATTATAACGGCAATATATACTAGAATCATAATACAATAAAATGTATTTACAGATACAGTTTTCGACATTTTTTCAATCAATTTTTGAATATTTGGGTCATACATAAATTGAAAAATGAATACCAAAATGAATGAAAATGCAGTCATTCCTAAATTGTACCAAACATAATATTTAACCGTTTTTCGAGTTTTTAAAATGCTTTGCATCAACTGTTTTACGGTATCTGTCGTATTAATTGTTTTATAGTTTTT
It encodes the following:
- the msrB gene encoding peptide-methionine (R)-S-oxide reductase MsrB, which codes for MSTTVKKTDAEWKAQLSEVEYEVLRNKGTERAFTGEYYDHFEKGKYVCAACENDLFVSDTKFDSHCGWPSFDQAIKGAVIYKKDLSFGMVRTEVMCAKCEGHLGHVFDDGPKETTGQRFCTNSVSIKFVPENK
- a CDS encoding D-alanine--D-alanine ligase — encoded protein: MSKFKLFFHKLTHWEYWPYQVLYFPVYFQYLYYVIRTQSFFFFNASNPTIKNGGFFMESKKEIYDLIPQEYYPKTILVAPDESLENILQKLTFENINFPLIAKPDIGLRGTAVKKINTTEELATYHKKAKFNILLQDLIPYENEIGLFYVKLPNQPGKITGIVSKEFMILTGNGKNTIRELLQQDIRYIFQIETLEKEYNDKLNAVLNEGETINLVPYGNHCRGTKFVDASYEITPEMEENFNTICSQIDGFHFGRMDIMYKSYEDLANGKNFQIVEINGAISEPTHMYDPKHSLLFGWKELTRHFHYMYLISKNNHENGAKYLTFKEGVQEFKNHHKHYDTILEF
- a CDS encoding lysophospholipid acyltransferase family protein → MGLFKRNPFGHILFLKTWLIRIAGIITHQRYRSFNELHIEGSEIIRNLPDTNVLFISNHQTYFADVVAMFHVFNASLKGRENNIKNVMYLWNPKLNLYYVAAKETMQEGLLPRILAYAGAITVERTWRAKGKDVTEKKEVNPNDTENIKIALQDGWVITFPQGTTRSFKPVRKGTAHIILQHKPIVVPIVIDGFRRSFDRRGLRIKKKGILQSFVIKEPLKIDYENATVDEVVEMIEFAIEQHPSLLKVIPAEELDEKARLDKERMWKY
- a CDS encoding TraB/GumN family protein; protein product: MKHLFLIAGLLTSLVGNSQELEKSLLWRISSNELQEPSYLYGTIHATCDAKLDENTLKALDDTQQLFLELDMDDKSMQMQMLKHMKMNDGTKLSTLLTAEEFKIVDDFLKKNMNMSAKTFDTFKPFIVSTMLLPKLLDCEFQSVESELMKVTKIQEEEILGLEKMEDQMKVFDAIPYKTQAEELLKTAKGDLSNEKDEFKKMILLYEQKDIEGLLIMMNDSDNKITSENQDILLNSRNKNWIPIIIETIKEKPTFFGVGAAHLAGEEGVINLLRVQGYTVEAVK
- a CDS encoding DinB family protein, translated to MLINFLKTNIKENIEVLRQLSNEEFCKKNPELSQATIGEHMRHIIELMGCLLDNYEEGIINYDNRNRTIQIQSDVNYAISILEKQLAIIDKQNKQMSLIHNCFSTEEVLPTNYFRELLYNLEHSIHHQALIKVALYNFPHIIISDSFGVAPSTLEYRKQCAQ
- a CDS encoding NRDE family protein codes for the protein MCTVTFIPTKEGCIITSNRDEKIAREKAIPPQSYEINTKKIIFPKDQKAGGTWIAHTENKIVVLLNGAQEKHVVKPSYRKSRGLIVVEIASANNSLAFWKTIDLTEVEPFTIVLFENSKLFQLQWNEIKKSQQELAVSENHIWSSSTLYSKEIRTERAKWFTNFMLKNANPTAKDILNFHQFTESDNTEFGLQINRNNLLKTISITQCFVSKNKIQMSYLDLMENYEQV
- a CDS encoding DUF4268 domain-containing protein — translated: MFSKEEALQIKKDFWIAFAAEYPRKWLLYNTKIKDVTFKFYVDNKKAQVLLDIEPKDENKRIIYYEKVESLKNILLEDYLEDAIFERHFYLENGKEISRIWVEKTGISINNKNTWNTVFDFFNEKMDAFERFFYENEDYIKDLEINT
- a CDS encoding NUDIX hydrolase, whose translation is MLFTDFIKFIPKIEKEKLLSTDAHIKMAPLERISYLKEENYKDKNPKKAAVLMLIYPKNEIAHLALIVRNSYPGVHSSQIGFPGGKVEETDFNLEETALRETHEEVGVHPDKIRIIKTFSEIYIPPSNFLVAPFMGISHEELIFVPDLDEVKRVLEFSIVDFLDEKSITKVKMSTSYATDIEVPAFMVDKYIVWGATAMMLSELKETIKSVLR